A DNA window from Halorubrum sp. DM2 contains the following coding sequences:
- a CDS encoding phosphoglucomutase/phosphomannomutase family protein codes for MNQIAFGTDGWRATLDTFTDDRVRIVGQAVADHLSAAGHDEPVAVGYDARETSEGFAESLAEVLAGNGFDVILPERDAPTPVIAHAIVARGLAGACMITASHNPPEYNGVKFIPDDGAPALPEVTEDIEARLAEPDLLPEAERGEVSRVDLVSDHADKAREVVGTALGGDDGDAVDLDGLTVAYDAMHGSGRGVTDALLESAGAAVVRLRCERDVTFGGDSPEPSAEHLDALAERVTDPESDVDLGIANDGDADRIAVVTPERGVLDANLFYAACYDRLLESDSGPAVRTVSTTFLVDRIAEAHGEEVYETPVGFKWVAEAMGEHDALFGGEESGGFTLRGHVREKDGVLMALLAAATHAAEPFDARVDRLLDEHGHIAAGKVSLDCPDDRKAGVLDELEDHIPESVCGSPVAKVVTLDGFKLLLENGSWLLVRPSGTEPKLRVYAEADSDEAVEELLAEGREIVEPLI; via the coding sequence ATGAACCAGATTGCCTTCGGCACGGACGGCTGGCGCGCCACGCTCGACACCTTCACCGACGACCGCGTCCGGATCGTCGGCCAGGCGGTCGCCGACCACCTTTCGGCGGCGGGTCACGACGAGCCGGTCGCGGTCGGCTACGACGCCCGCGAGACCTCGGAGGGGTTCGCCGAGAGCCTCGCCGAGGTGCTCGCCGGCAACGGCTTCGACGTGATACTCCCCGAGCGCGACGCGCCGACCCCGGTGATCGCCCACGCCATCGTCGCCCGCGGGCTCGCCGGCGCGTGTATGATCACCGCCTCTCACAACCCGCCCGAGTACAACGGCGTGAAGTTCATTCCCGACGACGGCGCGCCGGCGCTGCCCGAGGTCACCGAAGACATCGAGGCCCGCCTCGCCGAGCCCGACCTCCTGCCCGAAGCCGAGCGCGGCGAGGTGTCGCGCGTCGACCTCGTGAGCGACCACGCCGACAAGGCTCGCGAGGTGGTCGGGACGGCCCTCGGGGGCGACGATGGCGACGCGGTCGACCTCGACGGACTCACCGTCGCGTACGACGCGATGCACGGGAGCGGGCGCGGCGTCACCGACGCGCTGCTCGAATCGGCCGGCGCGGCGGTCGTCCGCCTGCGCTGCGAGCGCGACGTGACCTTCGGCGGCGACTCGCCCGAGCCCTCGGCCGAACACCTCGACGCGCTCGCCGAGCGCGTCACCGACCCCGAAAGCGACGTGGACCTCGGGATCGCCAACGACGGCGACGCCGACCGGATCGCGGTCGTCACGCCCGAGCGCGGCGTCCTCGACGCGAACCTGTTCTACGCGGCCTGCTACGACCGCCTCCTCGAATCCGACTCCGGGCCGGCGGTGCGCACCGTCTCGACGACGTTCCTCGTCGACCGCATCGCGGAGGCGCACGGCGAGGAGGTGTACGAGACGCCGGTCGGCTTCAAGTGGGTCGCGGAGGCGATGGGCGAACACGACGCGCTGTTCGGCGGCGAGGAGTCGGGCGGGTTCACCCTCCGCGGGCACGTCCGCGAGAAGGACGGCGTGTTGATGGCGCTGCTCGCGGCCGCGACCCACGCCGCCGAGCCGTTCGACGCCCGCGTCGACCGCCTGCTCGACGAGCACGGGCACATCGCGGCCGGGAAGGTGTCGCTCGACTGCCCCGACGACCGCAAGGCGGGCGTCCTCGACGAACTGGAAGACCACATCCCGGAGTCCGTCTGTGGCTCCCCCGTGGCGAAAGTCGTCACCCTCGACGGGTTCAAGCTCCTCCTAGAGAACGGCTCGTGGCTGCTCGTCCGCCCGTCCGGCACCGAGCCGAAGCTGCGGGTGTACGCCGAGGCCGACAGCGACGAGGCGGTCGAGGAGCTGCTCGCCGAGGGCCGCGAGATCGTCGAACCGCTGATCTGA
- a CDS encoding MFS transporter, whose amino-acid sequence MGDDATETADAASDDAPRSSAVENPRRALAVVIGVVFIDLVGFGIVIPILPFYVRSFGVSDAFIGLLAASYSLAQFLAAPTLGRLSDRIGRRPVLLASLAAAGVAWVTFGYAGVAGARFGPAAALATLFASRTLAGAMGGNIAAAQAYVADITPRDRRAGALGLIGAAFGLGFVFGPAIGGLLAADPVVARADALLPAFVPATAYSLPSFAAAGMSLLAVAVGFAFLDEPTRTRPAGAVDGRSTTVIGQFRDALASATLRPLTVAYFVVAVAFAGVQVMFIPYVADAFGYDATAAAFLLTYVGVLGAINQGVLVGRLSRVVPSRTLVAAGSVVLAVALVAIPASGFVDRATGDLAVGGPAWLTLPLIALLAALAALSLGNALVNVSLATLVSASADDAAQGAAFGVTQGASSLGRTVGPPLMAVLYTVAVASPFLVGALLLVPVAVAFARRTG is encoded by the coding sequence ATCGGGGACGACGCGACGGAAACCGCCGACGCCGCAAGCGACGACGCCCCGCGGTCCTCGGCGGTCGAAAACCCCCGGCGCGCGCTCGCGGTCGTGATTGGCGTCGTGTTCATCGACCTCGTCGGCTTCGGGATCGTGATCCCGATCTTGCCCTTCTACGTGCGGTCGTTCGGCGTCAGCGACGCCTTCATCGGGCTGCTCGCGGCGTCGTACTCGCTCGCGCAGTTCCTCGCGGCCCCCACGCTCGGCCGGCTCTCCGACCGGATTGGTCGCCGCCCCGTCCTGCTCGCGTCGCTCGCGGCCGCCGGCGTCGCGTGGGTGACGTTCGGCTACGCCGGGGTCGCGGGGGCGCGGTTCGGTCCCGCCGCGGCGCTGGCGACGCTGTTCGCCTCCCGGACGCTCGCGGGCGCGATGGGCGGCAACATCGCCGCCGCGCAGGCGTACGTCGCCGACATCACCCCCCGAGACCGGCGCGCGGGCGCGCTCGGACTCATCGGCGCGGCGTTCGGACTCGGCTTCGTCTTCGGCCCGGCGATCGGCGGACTGCTCGCCGCCGACCCCGTCGTCGCCCGCGCCGACGCGCTCCTCCCGGCGTTCGTCCCGGCGACGGCGTACTCGCTGCCGAGCTTCGCGGCGGCCGGCATGAGCCTCCTCGCGGTCGCCGTCGGGTTCGCGTTCCTCGACGAGCCGACACGGACGCGCCCCGCAGGAGCGGTCGACGGCCGGTCGACGACGGTGATCGGGCAGTTCCGCGACGCGCTCGCCTCCGCGACGCTCCGGCCGCTGACGGTCGCGTACTTCGTCGTCGCCGTCGCGTTCGCGGGCGTCCAGGTGATGTTCATCCCGTACGTTGCGGACGCGTTCGGTTACGACGCGACGGCTGCGGCGTTTTTACTCACCTACGTCGGCGTCCTCGGCGCGATAAATCAGGGCGTCCTCGTCGGGCGGCTCTCGCGGGTCGTCCCCTCGCGGACGCTCGTCGCCGCCGGATCGGTCGTCCTCGCGGTCGCGCTCGTCGCGATCCCCGCGTCCGGGTTCGTCGACCGCGCGACCGGCGACCTCGCGGTCGGCGGCCCGGCGTGGCTCACGCTCCCGCTTATCGCGCTGCTCGCCGCGCTCGCGGCGCTCTCGCTGGGGAACGCCCTCGTGAACGTCTCGCTGGCGACGCTCGTCTCCGCGTCGGCCGACGACGCGGCGCAGGGGGCGGCGTTCGGCGTGACGCAGGGCGCGTCGAGCCTCGGGCGGACAGTCGGGCCGCCGCTGATGGCCGTCCTCTACACGGTCGCCGTCGCGTCGCCGTTCCTCGTCGGCGCGCTCCTCCTCGTGCCCGTCGCCGTCGCGTTCGCCCGCCGGACCGGCTGA
- a CDS encoding NAD(P)H-dependent oxidoreductase, which yields MTRIAAISGSRRAESTTRAALSVALDAAADAGAETDLIDLGAVDLPLYHPDEDAQGDSEALKRRVREADGVLAGTPVYRGSYSSTFKNFHDFCGSDEYANTAVGLLATAGGGSYGGTLEHLRSTFRNVHAWTVPHEVGIQGASSVVETGGVGSGSDPDGGPRITDDDIRRRTERLGRVVVEHAKRLRE from the coding sequence ATGACACGTATCGCCGCCATCTCCGGCAGCCGCCGGGCGGAGAGCACGACGCGGGCCGCGCTGTCGGTCGCGCTCGACGCCGCGGCCGACGCGGGCGCGGAGACGGACCTGATCGACCTCGGGGCGGTCGACCTCCCCCTGTACCACCCGGACGAGGACGCGCAGGGCGACAGCGAGGCGCTGAAGCGCCGCGTCCGCGAGGCCGACGGCGTGCTGGCTGGAACCCCCGTCTACCGCGGCTCCTACTCGTCGACGTTCAAGAACTTCCACGACTTCTGCGGCTCCGACGAGTACGCGAACACAGCGGTGGGCCTGCTCGCGACCGCGGGCGGCGGCTCCTACGGCGGGACGCTCGAACACCTCCGGTCGACGTTCCGGAACGTCCACGCGTGGACCGTCCCCCACGAGGTCGGGATTCAGGGGGCCTCCTCGGTCGTCGAGACGGGCGGGGTCGGGAGCGGGAGCGACCCGGACGGCGGGCCGCGGATTACGGACGACGACATCCGCCGCCGCACCGAGCGGCTGGGCCGCGTCGTCGTCGAACACGCGAAGCGGCTGCGGGAGTGA
- a CDS encoding KH domain-containing protein has protein sequence MQHVTVPQDRIGVVIGAGGETMREIEERANVRLDIDSESGSVAIEERDDPVAAMVAPDVIKAIGRGFKPETALSILDHDLRTLDLIDLSEHTRNDNDLQRKKGRIIGENGRTRELMEELSGANVVVYGSTVGAVGQPEELEVVRRAVGMLLDGAPHGAVYSYLERMSNELDDDVSFNAPQ, from the coding sequence ATGCAACACGTGACGGTTCCGCAGGACCGGATCGGCGTCGTCATCGGCGCTGGTGGCGAGACGATGCGGGAGATCGAAGAGCGGGCGAACGTGCGGCTCGACATCGACTCGGAGTCGGGGAGCGTCGCCATCGAGGAGCGCGACGATCCCGTGGCCGCGATGGTGGCCCCGGACGTGATCAAGGCCATCGGCCGCGGCTTCAAGCCGGAGACGGCGCTGTCGATCCTCGACCACGACCTCCGGACGCTCGACCTGATCGACCTGTCCGAGCACACCCGCAACGACAACGACCTCCAGCGCAAGAAGGGCCGGATCATCGGCGAGAACGGGCGGACGCGCGAGCTGATGGAGGAGCTGTCGGGCGCGAACGTCGTCGTCTACGGGTCGACCGTGGGTGCGGTCGGCCAGCCCGAGGAGCTGGAAGTGGTCCGTCGGGCGGTCGGGATGCTGTTGGACGGGGCTCCGCACGGCGCGGTGTACTCGTACTTGGAGCGCATGTCGAACGAGCTCGACGACGACGTGAGCTTCAACGCGCCGCAGTAA
- the mdh gene encoding malate dehydrogenase: MTKVSVIGAAGTVGAAAGYNLALRDVVDELVFVDIPDQRETTIGQAADANHGVAYDSNTTVRQGDYADTAGSDVVVITAGIPRKEGQTRLDLAGDNAPIMEDIGSQLAEHNDDFVTVTTSNPVDLLNRHLYEAGDRDRHKVIGFGGRLDSARFRYVLSQRFDAPVTNVEATILGEHGDAQAPVFSKVRVNGHDPAFDADEREEILGDLQESAMDVISRKGATQWGPATGVAHTVEAVLNDTGEVLPCSVVLDGEFGYEDTALGVPAKLGSDGVEEVVEWDLDEYESDLLDEAAEKLSEQYEKIA, encoded by the coding sequence ATGACAAAGGTCAGCGTTATCGGTGCGGCGGGGACCGTCGGAGCCGCTGCCGGCTACAACCTCGCGTTACGGGACGTGGTCGACGAGCTCGTCTTCGTCGACATTCCCGACCAGCGCGAGACGACGATCGGACAGGCCGCCGACGCGAACCACGGCGTCGCCTACGACTCGAACACGACCGTCCGGCAGGGCGACTACGCGGACACCGCCGGCTCGGACGTGGTCGTGATCACGGCCGGTATCCCGCGCAAGGAGGGCCAGACGCGGCTCGATCTGGCCGGCGACAACGCGCCGATCATGGAGGACATCGGCTCGCAGCTCGCCGAGCACAACGACGACTTCGTCACGGTCACCACCTCCAACCCGGTCGACCTCCTCAACCGCCACCTGTACGAGGCGGGCGACCGCGACCGCCACAAGGTGATCGGGTTCGGCGGGCGGCTCGACTCCGCGCGCTTCCGCTACGTCCTCTCGCAGCGCTTCGACGCGCCCGTCACAAACGTCGAGGCGACGATCCTCGGCGAACACGGCGACGCGCAGGCACCCGTCTTCTCGAAGGTGCGCGTGAACGGTCACGACCCGGCGTTCGACGCCGACGAGCGCGAGGAGATCCTCGGCGATCTCCAGGAGTCCGCGATGGACGTGATCAGCCGGAAGGGTGCCACGCAGTGGGGCCCCGCCACCGGCGTCGCTCACACGGTCGAGGCCGTCCTGAACGACACCGGCGAGGTGCTCCCCTGTTCGGTCGTCCTCGACGGCGAGTTCGGCTACGAGGACACCGCGCTCGGCGTGCCCGCGAAGCTCGGTTCGGACGGCGTCGAAGAGGTCGTCGAGTGGGACCTCGACGAGTACGAGTCGGACTTACTCGACGAGGCCGCCGAGAAGCTCTCCGAGCAGTACGAGAAGATCGCGTAG
- a CDS encoding histidine kinase N-terminal 7TM domain-containing protein, with product MPLDLVPAWPAVGSLAGGSGALALAWAIREHRGRPGVDWFLGVFAAQATWCLSYGTGLLVADPTLRVALEATMWLGVIWTGIAFLGFALEYTGRSDVVRSRLFAAIVGFGLLSSALVATNSLHGAFWTGLARDPAFGVETVSYAFGAWAYLTVAVETVLVASAVFLLVDTLLSYGPLYRRESAAVALSSLPPGFALVAWTLELGSVPQLQLAPLMFVPHMVLDAYAFNRAEMFDRNPTTSRAAERTAIDDLADPIVALALDRRVVRLNPAAEAVLGVDAETARDRPLADFLELPVRVGDDAVVESGGGESGVDEEAGGGSRETVRIDAGSAGRRTYAVSVSPLTDPNETHVGYTVVLSDVTERERRRQQLEVLNRILRHNLRNDAGVVHGYGEILRDRLDDPELVRMADAIERRAGALAALGEKAGTVEQLLADSDPEPTDVRDLLRSVVADARERDGDATVELDVDGAEREGDEAGWTTNVRPDALRAVVENTVENAVDHHDGEGTEREDGGTWVRASLRREARASGDDDARFVLTVEDDGPGIPDHEVEAVESGRETALEHGSGLGLWVVAWGAAAIGADVAYADREPRGTRVRVSIPVVVAE from the coding sequence ATGCCCCTCGATCTCGTCCCCGCGTGGCCGGCGGTCGGTTCGCTCGCGGGCGGATCGGGGGCGCTCGCGCTCGCGTGGGCGATCCGCGAACACCGCGGCCGCCCCGGCGTCGACTGGTTCCTCGGCGTGTTCGCCGCGCAGGCGACGTGGTGTCTCTCCTACGGGACGGGACTGCTCGTCGCGGACCCGACGCTTCGGGTCGCGCTGGAGGCGACGATGTGGCTCGGCGTGATCTGGACGGGGATCGCGTTCCTCGGCTTCGCCCTAGAGTACACGGGCCGCAGCGACGTCGTCCGCAGCCGCCTGTTCGCGGCGATCGTCGGGTTCGGGCTCCTCTCGTCCGCGCTCGTCGCCACGAACTCCCTCCACGGTGCCTTCTGGACCGGTCTCGCCCGCGACCCCGCCTTCGGCGTCGAGACCGTCTCGTACGCGTTCGGCGCGTGGGCGTACCTCACCGTCGCCGTCGAGACCGTCCTCGTCGCCAGCGCCGTCTTCCTGCTGGTCGACACGCTGCTCAGCTACGGCCCGCTGTACCGCCGGGAGAGCGCGGCGGTCGCGCTCAGCTCGCTGCCGCCCGGGTTCGCCCTGGTCGCGTGGACGCTGGAGCTCGGCTCAGTCCCCCAGCTCCAGCTCGCGCCGCTGATGTTCGTCCCGCACATGGTCCTCGACGCGTACGCGTTCAACCGCGCGGAGATGTTCGACCGGAACCCGACGACTAGCCGCGCCGCCGAGCGCACCGCGATCGACGACCTCGCGGACCCCATCGTCGCGCTCGCGCTCGACCGCCGCGTCGTCCGGCTCAATCCCGCCGCCGAGGCGGTGCTGGGCGTCGACGCCGAGACCGCGCGCGACCGCCCGCTCGCCGACTTCCTGGAGCTCCCGGTCCGGGTCGGCGACGACGCCGTGGTCGAGTCGGGAGGCGGCGAGTCCGGTGTCGACGAGGAGGCGGGCGGCGGCTCCCGCGAGACGGTCCGGATCGACGCCGGGAGCGCCGGCCGCCGCACCTACGCGGTGTCGGTCTCCCCGCTGACCGACCCCAACGAGACGCACGTCGGATACACGGTCGTTCTCTCCGACGTCACCGAGCGGGAGCGCCGCCGGCAGCAGCTGGAGGTGCTCAACCGCATCCTCCGTCACAACCTCCGGAACGACGCCGGGGTCGTCCACGGGTACGGCGAGATCCTCCGCGACCGCCTCGACGACCCGGAACTGGTGCGGATGGCCGACGCCATCGAGCGCCGCGCGGGCGCGCTGGCCGCGCTCGGCGAGAAGGCCGGTACGGTCGAGCAGCTCCTCGCCGACAGCGACCCCGAGCCGACGGACGTCCGCGACCTCCTGCGTTCGGTCGTCGCGGACGCCCGCGAGCGTGACGGCGACGCGACCGTCGAACTCGACGTGGACGGCGCTGAGCGCGAGGGCGACGAGGCGGGCTGGACCACGAACGTCAGGCCCGACGCGCTCCGCGCGGTCGTCGAGAACACCGTGGAGAACGCCGTCGACCACCACGACGGCGAGGGGACCGAACGCGAGGACGGCGGGACGTGGGTCAGGGCCTCACTCCGGCGGGAAGCGAGAGCCAGCGGTGATGACGACGCCCGCTTCGTCCTCACCGTCGAGGACGACGGTCCCGGCATCCCGGACCACGAGGTCGAGGCGGTCGAGTCCGGGCGGGAGACCGCCCTCGAACACGGCTCCGGGCTGGGGCTGTGGGTCGTCGCGTGGGGGGCCGCCGCGATCGGTGCCGACGTCGCGTACGCCGACCGGGAGCCGCGGGGGACGCGGGTGCGGGTGTCGATTCCGGTGGTCGTGGCCGAGTGA
- a CDS encoding 2'-5' RNA ligase family protein, with the protein MFSLNVPLSPGVDRLATDLHPKLKGFDTVRERRTLVCKRFGVDDVRDPDDDAGATPTKDDALDRLRGRLGRPLAEIDPFEVAVTGVDVFDVPASGSRPVVYLTVESEGLVRLHRRLCAAFGAVEGIEGDDYVPHVTLARGGNPEPGAVAGVVDAAFEPIRWRVHALDVWDPEFREVAATIEL; encoded by the coding sequence GTGTTCAGCCTCAACGTCCCGCTTTCTCCCGGAGTCGACCGCCTCGCGACCGATCTCCACCCGAAACTGAAGGGCTTCGATACGGTCCGCGAGCGCCGGACGCTCGTCTGTAAGCGGTTCGGCGTCGACGACGTGCGCGACCCGGACGATGACGCCGGCGCGACGCCGACGAAAGACGACGCCCTCGACCGACTTCGCGGCCGGCTCGGTCGCCCGCTCGCGGAAATCGACCCGTTCGAGGTCGCCGTGACCGGCGTCGACGTCTTCGACGTGCCGGCCTCCGGGTCGCGCCCGGTGGTGTATCTCACGGTCGAGAGCGAGGGGCTCGTCCGGCTCCACCGGCGGCTCTGTGCCGCGTTCGGAGCCGTCGAGGGGATCGAGGGTGACGACTACGTCCCGCACGTCACGCTGGCGCGGGGCGGGAACCCCGAGCCGGGCGCGGTCGCGGGGGTGGTGGACGCCGCGTTCGAGCCGATCCGGTGGCGCGTCCACGCGCTCGACGTGTGGGATCCCGAGTTCCGCGAGGTCGCGGCGACAATCGAGTTATAG
- the rio1 gene encoding serine/threonine-protein kinase Rio1 — protein sequence MSEDFGLLEPADQPGDEWEQLDVSDTEADRIARRQDREFDEFRKRIKDTEQFKLQESVFDDATLAALYKLVQDGYIDAFGGPVSTGKEASVFEALGGQAGERPEPGSEAAGGGPEGVTPEREVAVKVYRINSSNFRQMRDYLEGDPRFEGIASDKKAVVLAWTRKEFANLERARKAGVRVPEPIAVQRNVLVMELVGHAEERARRLSEVDVENPETAYKVVREYMRRLYGAGLIHGDLSEYNMIIHDGELVIIDLGQAVTVHHPNAGEFLDRDCENVAAFFTRQGIDVDPDDLRAYVTEPDPDPSGEPEGESSGDPDRDTSDAA from the coding sequence ATGAGCGAGGACTTCGGCCTGCTCGAACCCGCGGACCAGCCCGGCGACGAGTGGGAACAGCTCGACGTCTCCGACACCGAGGCCGACCGGATCGCCCGGCGGCAGGACCGCGAGTTCGACGAGTTCCGCAAGCGGATCAAAGACACCGAGCAGTTCAAGCTACAGGAGTCGGTGTTCGACGACGCCACGTTGGCGGCCCTTTATAAACTCGTTCAGGACGGGTATATCGACGCCTTCGGCGGGCCGGTGTCGACGGGCAAAGAGGCGAGCGTCTTCGAGGCGCTCGGCGGGCAGGCGGGCGAGCGCCCGGAGCCGGGGTCGGAAGCGGCCGGGGGCGGGCCGGAGGGCGTCACGCCGGAGCGCGAGGTCGCGGTGAAGGTGTACCGGATCAACTCCTCGAACTTCCGGCAGATGCGCGACTACCTCGAAGGCGACCCGCGGTTCGAGGGCATCGCGAGCGACAAGAAGGCGGTCGTGCTGGCGTGGACCCGCAAGGAGTTCGCGAACCTCGAACGCGCCCGGAAGGCGGGCGTTCGCGTCCCCGAACCGATCGCGGTCCAGCGCAACGTCCTCGTGATGGAGCTGGTCGGGCACGCCGAGGAGCGCGCCCGCCGGCTGAGCGAGGTTGACGTGGAGAACCCCGAGACCGCCTACAAGGTCGTCCGCGAGTACATGCGCCGGCTCTACGGCGCGGGGCTGATCCACGGCGACCTCTCGGAGTACAACATGATCATCCACGACGGCGAGCTGGTTATCATCGACCTCGGGCAGGCCGTGACGGTCCATCATCCGAACGCCGGGGAGTTCCTCGACCGCGACTGCGAGAACGTGGCGGCCTTTTTCACGCGACAGGGGATCGACGTCGACCCCGACGACCTCCGCGCGTACGTGACGGAGCCGGACCCCGACCCGAGCGGGGAACCGGAGGGGGAGTCGAGCGGGGACCCCGACCGCGACACCTCCGACGCGGCGTGA
- the hjc gene encoding Holliday junction resolvase Hjc — MTTTVSANRKGDRRERELVNALDESGFAVMRAPASGSATERELPDVLAGDGETFYAIEAKSSAGDPIYLTGEEVEALLFFARNFGAKARIAVRFDREDWYFFHPGDLYTTDAGSYRVKKEKALAEGTDFPEFVGETEKVTLAEVGDDGSDADASDPEIEERRTILEAVRDGHMPVEDAMDVL, encoded by the coding sequence GTGACGACGACCGTGTCCGCTAACCGGAAGGGAGACCGCCGCGAGCGGGAGCTGGTGAACGCCTTGGACGAGTCGGGGTTCGCCGTGATGCGCGCGCCGGCCAGCGGCTCCGCCACGGAGCGCGAACTTCCGGACGTGCTCGCGGGCGACGGCGAGACGTTCTACGCCATCGAGGCGAAATCGAGCGCGGGCGACCCGATCTACCTCACCGGCGAGGAGGTGGAGGCGCTCCTGTTCTTCGCGCGCAACTTCGGCGCGAAGGCTCGGATCGCGGTGCGGTTCGACCGCGAGGACTGGTACTTCTTCCACCCGGGCGACCTGTACACCACCGACGCCGGCTCGTACCGGGTTAAAAAGGAGAAAGCGCTCGCGGAGGGGACCGACTTCCCCGAGTTCGTCGGCGAGACGGAGAAGGTGACGCTCGCGGAGGTGGGCGACGACGGGAGCGACGCGGACGCGAGCGACCCGGAGATCGAGGAGCGCCGGACGATACTGGAGGCGGTCCGCGACGGCCACATGCCCGTCGAGGACGCGATGGACGTGTTGTAA
- a CDS encoding DNA polymerase sliding clamp: MFKAIVGASTFQDALDSVSVLVDECKIRLNEEELSIRAVDPANVGMVDLTLEAAAFESYEADGGVIGVNLARLEDIAGMANSGDLIHLELDEETRKLHIEIDGLSYTLALIDPDSIRQEPDIPDLDLASEIVVEGAQLDRGITAADMVSDHIRLRVDESDEAFYIEAEGDTDDVNLKLDREDLIALTAGAADSLFSLDYLKDMNKAIPSDAEVTVELGEEFPVKLHYGFAEGLGNVTFMLAPRIQSD, translated from the coding sequence ATGTTCAAGGCCATCGTGGGCGCGTCGACGTTTCAGGACGCGCTCGATTCGGTGAGCGTGTTGGTCGACGAGTGTAAGATCCGCCTGAACGAGGAGGAGCTCTCCATCCGCGCCGTCGACCCCGCCAACGTCGGCATGGTCGACCTCACGCTGGAGGCCGCGGCGTTCGAGTCCTACGAGGCCGACGGCGGCGTCATCGGCGTCAACCTCGCCCGCTTGGAGGACATCGCCGGGATGGCCAACTCGGGTGACCTGATCCACCTCGAACTCGACGAGGAGACCCGCAAGCTCCACATCGAGATCGACGGCCTGAGCTACACCCTCGCGCTCATCGACCCCGACTCGATCCGGCAGGAGCCGGACATCCCCGACCTCGATCTCGCCTCCGAGATCGTCGTCGAGGGTGCCCAGCTCGACCGCGGGATCACGGCCGCCGACATGGTCTCGGATCACATCCGCCTCCGCGTCGACGAGAGCGACGAGGCGTTCTACATCGAGGCCGAGGGGGACACCGACGACGTCAACCTCAAGCTCGACCGCGAAGACCTCATCGCGCTCACCGCAGGGGCCGCCGACTCGCTGTTCTCGCTCGACTACCTCAAGGACATGAACAAGGCGATCCCCTCGGACGCCGAGGTCACCGTCGAACTCGGCGAGGAGTTCCCCGTCAAGCTCCACTACGGGTTCGCGGAGGGGTTAGGGAACGTGACATTCATGCTCGCGCCCCGCATCCAGAGCGACTGA